The Euwallacea similis isolate ESF13 chromosome 7, ESF131.1, whole genome shotgun sequence genome has a window encoding:
- the LOC136409803 gene encoding uncharacterized protein isoform X2, producing the protein MLLWNRKELLQPPNITYKSLNKDLDLKKLRMALEDGVKHFKKYMFLTNELAILSRILYRMKMKFRNSRDFKLLEKLRHSLDTYIKVDFSRHLKTFLDMVPSQFYTHTYLPSKNMLLFILVRIQGLAKLMERAYDTCLIIASELNQRLYIGHFWKLFLILLGLVSRIAILVKFDTKFLCELYAKLLHHSNRLEAIGDGWLPKDYELPSDLRLWLGVQWVYEEDFVDLTYEPSSDVIDLFNLVDEDEDDVLFCNEYILLDDEEKSIINDFHKLSPIKETLSHNRMRGFSINEDDVGEDIGDALPIIEEDNEPEDVGDEIIENSLEIVTPILKYPQDPIAKQKITPNVIEKCVKRKLDLHSAISSHKNEIKAVNLARAVGYQSQNNQSVICLDDLEKIPEKQLKRKVNLNTSLVSSKKKKVNREYSEILETCEDNVIFLDNKIPNVQTSLSTSHQEITPKEKNTIFSVPKSKPLNKQTPWKKKKKLKRRKSDIISNDSCDMASHITMGRMDQSAFSNTKKSNSFLNQSTSKKKKKRIKKSRKGKKKKSKPNSNIHE; encoded by the exons CAAGAATTTTGTATCGAATGAAAATGAAGTTTCGCAATTCCAGAGATTTTAAGCTTTTGGAGAAGCTGCGGCACTCCTTAGATACTTATATTAAAGTCGATTTCTCGCGACATTTGAAGACATTTCTAGATATGGTTCCCTCACAGTTTTATACACATACCTATTTGCCAAGCAAGAACATGttgctatttattttagtCAGGATCCAAG gTCTTGCAAAATTAATGGAAAGAGCTTATGATACATGCCTCATCATAGCTTCAGAACTAAATCAACGACTGTATATAGGACATTTTTGGAAGTTGTTCCTAATTTTATTGGGTTTAGTGTCAAGGATAGCTATTTTAGTCAAGTTTGACACCAAGTTTCTTTGCGAGTTGTATGCCAAATTGCTGCATCATTCAAATAGATTGGAGGCTATTGGAGATGGTTGGCTGCCAAAGGATTATGAGTTACCTTCAGATTTGCGATTATGGTTGGGGGTCCAGTGG GTTTATGAGGAAGACTTTGTGGACTTAACATATGAACCATCAAGTGAtgttattgatttatttaacttGGTGGATGAAGATGAAGATGATGTACTATTCTGCAATGAGTACATATTATTGGATGATGAAGAAAAGAGTATTATAAACGATTTTCACAAGTTGTCACCTATAAAAGAGACACTGTCTCATAACAGGATGAGAGGTTTCAGTATAAATGAAGATGACGTAG GGGAAGACATTGGGGATGCATTACCGATAATAGAGGAAGATAATGAGCCAGAAGATGTGGGAGACGAAATTATTGAGAACAGCTTAGAAATTGTGACACCAATTCTCAAATATCCTCAA GATCCCATAGCCAAGCAGAAGATTACGCCTAACGTTATAGAGAAATGTGTAAAAAGGAAACTTGATTTACATtctgcaatttcaagccacAAGAATGAGATAAAAGCTGTAAATCTTGCCAGAGCCGTTGGATACCAGTCACAGAATAATCAAAGTGTTATTTGCTTAGATGATTTAGAGAAAATACCAGAGAAACAGTTAAAAAGGAAAGTCAACTTAAATACCTCATTGGTGTCctcgaaaaagaaaaaagtaaatagaGAATATTCTGAGATTTTAGAAACTTGTGAGGACAATGTAATATTCTTGGATAATAAAATACCTAATGTTCAAACCAGTTTATCTACAAGTCATCAAGAAATTAcaccaaaggaaaaaaatacaattttcagcGTCCCTAAATCTAAACcactaaataaacaaacgccctggaagaagaaaaaaaaactaaaaagaagaaagagtgatattatttcaaatgacaGTTGTGACATGGCTTCTCATATAACTATGGGAAGAATGGACCAATCTGCCTTTtcaaacactaaaaaaagcaattcatttctaaatcaatccacttcaaagaaaaagaagaaacgaATTAAGAAGAGCAGAAAgggaaagaaaaagaaatcaaaaccCAACAGCAACATTCATGAATAG
- the Coa8 gene encoding COA8 family protein CBG23705, mitochondrial codes for MSFTRTCSCLYHGPQVSTIFQISKRISSSRASQAVLIEKILEQPIIVVQKQEDVDIIGPPDSVSNLRPIVRKIPTNETILQRQFREAADATQKWNQEFWARHNTNFIKEKEAYVKRFTSTDRPQLNADEMSEFYKDFLNKYWKTHVRYNFTWYRKNLTLLLLALKVNIENLQNRIL; via the exons atgTCTTTTACCAGAACTTGCTCTTGTCTCTACCATGGACCACAAGTCTCTACCATTTTCCAG ATATCAAAGAGAATATCCTCATCAAGAGCCTCACAAGCAGTATTAATAGAGAAGATTTTAGAGCAGCCTATCATAGTAGTGCAAAAACAAGAAGATGTAGATATAATTGGACCTCCAGATTCAGTATCAAACTTACGCCccattgtaagaaaaatacccACAAATGAAACCATTTTGCAGAGGCAGTTTCGAGAGGCTGCTGATGCCACCCAGAAGTGGAATCAAGAGTTTTGGGCAAGACATAACACCAATTTTATTAAG GAGAAAGAAGCTTATGTAAAACGATTCACATCCACAGACAGACCCCAGTTAAATGCTGATGAAATGAGTGAATTTTATAAagattttcttaataaatattgGAAAACCCATGTGAGATACAACTTTACTTGGTACCGTAAAAACTTAACTTTATTGTTGTTAGCTCTTAAAGTGAACatagaaaatttgcaaaacagAATTTTATAG
- the LOC136409803 gene encoding uncharacterized protein isoform X1 produces the protein MLLWNRKELLQPPNITYKSLNKDLDLKKLRMALEDGVKHFKKYMFLTNELAILSRILYRMKMKFRNSRDFKLLEKLRHSLDTYIKVDFSRHLKTFLDMVPSQFYTHTYLPSKNMLLFILVRIQGLAKLMERAYDTCLIIASELNQRLYIGHFWKLFLILLGLVSRIAILVKFDTKFLCELYAKLLHHSNRLEAIGDGWLPKDYELPSDLRLWLGVQWVYEEDFVDLTYEPSSDVIDLFNLVDEDEDDVLFCNEYILLDDEEKSIINDFHKLSPIKETLSHNRMRGFSINEDDVGEDIGDALPIIEEDNEPEDVGDEIIENSLEIVTPILKYPQVQKRSSSSDEVLILNDSFSSQDPIAKQKITPNVIEKCVKRKLDLHSAISSHKNEIKAVNLARAVGYQSQNNQSVICLDDLEKIPEKQLKRKVNLNTSLVSSKKKKVNREYSEILETCEDNVIFLDNKIPNVQTSLSTSHQEITPKEKNTIFSVPKSKPLNKQTPWKKKKKLKRRKSDIISNDSCDMASHITMGRMDQSAFSNTKKSNSFLNQSTSKKKKKRIKKSRKGKKKKSKPNSNIHE, from the exons CAAGAATTTTGTATCGAATGAAAATGAAGTTTCGCAATTCCAGAGATTTTAAGCTTTTGGAGAAGCTGCGGCACTCCTTAGATACTTATATTAAAGTCGATTTCTCGCGACATTTGAAGACATTTCTAGATATGGTTCCCTCACAGTTTTATACACATACCTATTTGCCAAGCAAGAACATGttgctatttattttagtCAGGATCCAAG gTCTTGCAAAATTAATGGAAAGAGCTTATGATACATGCCTCATCATAGCTTCAGAACTAAATCAACGACTGTATATAGGACATTTTTGGAAGTTGTTCCTAATTTTATTGGGTTTAGTGTCAAGGATAGCTATTTTAGTCAAGTTTGACACCAAGTTTCTTTGCGAGTTGTATGCCAAATTGCTGCATCATTCAAATAGATTGGAGGCTATTGGAGATGGTTGGCTGCCAAAGGATTATGAGTTACCTTCAGATTTGCGATTATGGTTGGGGGTCCAGTGG GTTTATGAGGAAGACTTTGTGGACTTAACATATGAACCATCAAGTGAtgttattgatttatttaacttGGTGGATGAAGATGAAGATGATGTACTATTCTGCAATGAGTACATATTATTGGATGATGAAGAAAAGAGTATTATAAACGATTTTCACAAGTTGTCACCTATAAAAGAGACACTGTCTCATAACAGGATGAGAGGTTTCAGTATAAATGAAGATGACGTAG GGGAAGACATTGGGGATGCATTACCGATAATAGAGGAAGATAATGAGCCAGAAGATGTGGGAGACGAAATTATTGAGAACAGCTTAGAAATTGTGACACCAATTCTCAAATATCCTCAAGTACAAAAACGTTCTTCTTCCAGTGATGAGGTGTTGATTTTAAATGATTCGTTTTCAAGCCAGGATCCCATAGCCAAGCAGAAGATTACGCCTAACGTTATAGAGAAATGTGTAAAAAGGAAACTTGATTTACATtctgcaatttcaagccacAAGAATGAGATAAAAGCTGTAAATCTTGCCAGAGCCGTTGGATACCAGTCACAGAATAATCAAAGTGTTATTTGCTTAGATGATTTAGAGAAAATACCAGAGAAACAGTTAAAAAGGAAAGTCAACTTAAATACCTCATTGGTGTCctcgaaaaagaaaaaagtaaatagaGAATATTCTGAGATTTTAGAAACTTGTGAGGACAATGTAATATTCTTGGATAATAAAATACCTAATGTTCAAACCAGTTTATCTACAAGTCATCAAGAAATTAcaccaaaggaaaaaaatacaattttcagcGTCCCTAAATCTAAACcactaaataaacaaacgccctggaagaagaaaaaaaaactaaaaagaagaaagagtgatattatttcaaatgacaGTTGTGACATGGCTTCTCATATAACTATGGGAAGAATGGACCAATCTGCCTTTtcaaacactaaaaaaagcaattcatttctaaatcaatccacttcaaagaaaaagaagaaacgaATTAAGAAGAGCAGAAAgggaaagaaaaagaaatcaaaaccCAACAGCAACATTCATGAATAG